One Amorphoplanes digitatis genomic window carries:
- a CDS encoding L-lactate permease — MAVMSDQFTIVTDPVAGSVALSALFAVLPLVTLFVLLGVLRMRAWLAGLIALAVALIVAVAVYSMPVGLALLSASEGAAFGFFPILWIVLNAIWVYNLTVASGHFDVLRRSMERVSPDMRIMAIIVAFCFGALLEALAGFGTPVAITVVMLMALGFPPIRAAAVALIANTAPVAFGALATPIVTLSTVTSGAVDDPRLTTDTLGAMVGRQTPLLAVVVPLVLVAVVDGRRGVRQTWPAAIVAGGVFAVGQFVASNYISVPLTDIVAALLAAAAVVLLLRFWRPVESPDLREPAPSGAGDAAADPPGPGDAAAAPGGGRPVGMLERRDSGVEVARAYAPYLIIIAIFSIANIGVVKDALAQEPWTVKFPWPGLEVLGANGEPLASTTFTLGWLPAAGTLMILAGILTALVLRIRPARALRAYLDTYVELRHAIVTVMAVLALAYVLNQSGQTNTLGVFLAAAGGFFIFLSSILGWTGVAVTGSDTSSNALFGALQVQTATQAGLDPVLLAAANSSGGVLGKMISPQNLAIAASAVGMAGREGDIFRRVVGWSLLLLLVMCVLVTLQGTPLLSWMVP, encoded by the coding sequence ATGGCTGTCATGTCGGATCAGTTCACGATCGTGACCGACCCCGTCGCCGGCTCCGTAGCGCTCTCCGCCCTCTTCGCGGTCCTGCCGCTGGTGACCCTCTTCGTTCTGCTCGGCGTCCTGCGGATGCGTGCCTGGCTCGCCGGCCTGATCGCGCTCGCGGTCGCGCTGATCGTGGCCGTGGCCGTCTACTCGATGCCGGTCGGGCTCGCGCTGCTCTCCGCGAGCGAGGGCGCCGCGTTCGGCTTCTTCCCCATCCTCTGGATCGTGCTGAACGCCATCTGGGTCTACAACCTCACCGTCGCCAGCGGGCACTTCGACGTGCTGCGCCGCTCGATGGAGCGGGTCAGTCCCGACATGAGGATCATGGCGATCATCGTCGCCTTCTGCTTCGGCGCGCTGCTGGAGGCCCTCGCCGGCTTCGGCACCCCGGTGGCGATCACCGTGGTGATGCTGATGGCGCTGGGCTTCCCGCCGATCCGCGCCGCCGCGGTCGCGCTCATCGCCAACACCGCGCCGGTCGCGTTCGGCGCGCTCGCCACCCCGATCGTCACCCTCTCGACGGTGACATCGGGCGCCGTCGACGACCCCCGGCTCACCACCGACACGCTCGGCGCGATGGTGGGCCGGCAGACCCCGCTGCTGGCGGTCGTCGTGCCGCTGGTGCTGGTGGCCGTGGTCGACGGGCGCCGCGGCGTCCGGCAGACCTGGCCGGCCGCGATCGTGGCCGGCGGGGTGTTCGCCGTCGGGCAGTTCGTGGCCTCGAACTACATCTCGGTGCCGCTCACCGACATCGTCGCGGCGCTGCTCGCCGCGGCCGCCGTCGTGCTGCTGCTGCGGTTCTGGCGGCCGGTGGAGTCGCCCGACCTGCGCGAGCCCGCGCCGTCCGGCGCCGGCGACGCCGCGGCGGACCCGCCCGGCCCCGGCGACGCGGCGGCGGCACCCGGGGGCGGACGGCCGGTGGGGATGCTGGAGCGGCGCGACAGCGGAGTGGAGGTCGCGCGCGCGTACGCGCCGTACCTGATCATCATCGCCATCTTCTCGATCGCCAACATCGGCGTCGTCAAGGACGCCCTGGCGCAGGAGCCGTGGACGGTCAAGTTCCCCTGGCCGGGCCTGGAGGTGCTGGGCGCCAACGGCGAGCCGCTCGCCTCGACCACCTTCACCCTCGGCTGGCTGCCGGCCGCCGGCACCCTGATGATCCTGGCCGGCATCCTGACGGCCCTGGTGCTGCGGATCCGCCCGGCCCGCGCGCTGCGGGCCTACCTCGACACGTACGTCGAGCTGCGGCACGCCATCGTCACCGTGATGGCGGTGCTGGCGCTCGCGTACGTCCTCAACCAGTCAGGACAGACAAACACGCTCGGCGTGTTCCTGGCCGCGGCCGGCGGCTTCTTCATCTTCCTGTCCTCCATCCTCGGCTGGACCGGTGTCGCCGTGACCGGCTCGGACACCTCATCGAACGCGCTGTTCGGCGCGCTACAGGTGCAGACCGCGACCCAGGCCGGCCTCGACCCGGTGCTGCTGGCCGCGGCCAACTCCTCGGGCGGCGTGCTCGGCAAGATGATCAGCCCGCAGAACCTGGCCATCGCGGCCTCGGCCGTCGGCATGGCCGGCCGGGAGGGCGACATCTTCCGCCGGGTGGTGGGCTGGAGCCTGCTCCTGCTGCTGGTGATGTGCGTGCTCGTCACCCTCCAGGGCACCCCGTTGCTCAGCTGGATGGTCCCCTGA
- a CDS encoding APC family permease: protein MARKEIAEPDIISTALARNRLGVPSVVFFGVAGAAPLTVIIGSISAIYALIGSTAVPVIYLVVAGILSVFTVGFVAMSRHIVNSGAFYAYISHGLGRVTGVGAAFVALPAYALMQIGLFGLFGAAASEILAALGVTVGWFTCALIAWALVAVLGLLWVDLSGKVLAVLLIAEISVVVFYDLVMVANPAGGVISFETLAPAQLFTPDVGPMLVLAVAGFVGFEATVVLSEEAKDPKKTVARATHLAVILAGLLCGLSAWAMAVNTGANQIVATAQEHRTDLVFALVAPHVPRVLVDVGYILFMTSVFAALLAFHAAVARYQFALGREGVLPSVWGHTHPRTGAPLMGSITQSVLALGVLIAFAVAHVDPLLYVFAWLTTIGGLGVLLLMWSASFAVLVFFMRNRGLENIWRSMIAPMIAFLLLSAVLGITVIGFGELLQVDGDSPFQWLVPVLYIGVALIGVIWALGMRAARPEAYAAIGRGADGGVVALPEGPPLTKGSHEPVGARGYHY, encoded by the coding sequence ATGGCGCGTAAGGAAATCGCCGAGCCGGACATCATCTCCACCGCACTCGCCAGAAACCGGCTCGGCGTGCCCTCCGTGGTCTTCTTCGGCGTGGCGGGTGCCGCACCGCTGACCGTCATCATCGGCTCGATCTCGGCCATCTACGCCCTCATCGGCAGCACCGCCGTTCCGGTGATCTACCTGGTGGTGGCCGGGATCCTGTCCGTCTTCACGGTCGGGTTCGTGGCGATGAGCCGGCACATCGTCAACTCCGGTGCCTTCTACGCGTACATCAGCCACGGGCTCGGACGGGTGACCGGCGTCGGTGCGGCCTTCGTGGCCCTGCCGGCGTACGCGTTGATGCAGATCGGACTGTTCGGTCTCTTCGGCGCGGCGGCGTCCGAGATCCTCGCCGCGCTCGGCGTGACGGTCGGCTGGTTCACCTGCGCCCTGATCGCCTGGGCGCTCGTCGCGGTGCTCGGCCTGCTCTGGGTCGACCTCAGCGGCAAGGTCCTCGCCGTGCTGCTGATCGCCGAGATCAGCGTGGTGGTCTTCTACGACCTGGTGATGGTCGCCAACCCGGCCGGCGGGGTCATCAGCTTCGAGACGCTCGCACCGGCGCAGCTGTTCACCCCGGACGTCGGCCCGATGCTGGTTCTCGCGGTCGCCGGGTTCGTCGGCTTCGAGGCGACGGTCGTGCTCTCCGAGGAGGCCAAGGACCCGAAGAAGACGGTCGCCCGGGCCACCCATCTCGCGGTGATCCTGGCCGGGCTCCTGTGCGGACTCTCCGCCTGGGCGATGGCGGTGAACACGGGCGCGAACCAGATCGTGGCGACCGCGCAGGAGCACCGGACGGACCTGGTGTTCGCGCTCGTCGCACCGCACGTGCCGAGGGTGCTCGTCGATGTCGGCTACATCCTCTTCATGACCAGCGTGTTCGCGGCGCTGCTCGCGTTCCACGCGGCCGTGGCCCGCTACCAGTTCGCGCTGGGCCGCGAGGGCGTGCTGCCGTCGGTCTGGGGGCACACCCATCCGCGTACCGGAGCGCCGCTGATGGGTTCGATCACCCAGAGCGTGCTCGCGCTCGGTGTGCTGATCGCCTTCGCCGTGGCACACGTCGATCCGCTGTTGTACGTCTTCGCCTGGCTGACCACCATCGGTGGGCTCGGCGTGCTGCTCCTGATGTGGAGCGCGTCCTTCGCGGTGCTCGTGTTCTTCATGCGAAACCGCGGCCTGGAGAACATCTGGCGATCCATGATCGCCCCGATGATCGCGTTCCTGCTGCTCAGCGCCGTGCTCGGGATCACCGTGATCGGCTTCGGCGAGCTGCTTCAGGTCGACGGGGACTCGCCGTTCCAGTGGCTGGTCCCGGTGCTCTACATCGGTGTCGCTCTGATCGGCGTCATCTGGGCGCTGGGCATGCGCGCCGCGCGGCCGGAGGCATACGCGGCGATCGGCCGCGGCGCCGACGGCGGGGTCGTGGCGTTACCGGAGGGCCCGCCGTTGACCAAAGGGTCGCATGAACCCGTCGGCGCCCGGGGCTATCACTACTAG
- a CDS encoding helix-turn-helix domain-containing protein: protein MLNVYPYPRTEGATLATDEGPTLRRRRLGAELKRCREAAGLTQEIVGRHFEWHAAKVTRIETARVAVTARDVKDLLTLYGVEDEAYREALMALARLSRERTWWTDYRDIMRPGNFVGLEAEASVLRAWEPVLIPGPLQTEAYMRALMRTGRASDPPHHIDRRVALRLKRQGRLTAPNPLTLVAIIDESAVRRVVGGPDVMNEQLRHLLDTAQLPTVTVQILPFDAGEHPFLGGSAALLEFRETTHLDVVYLEGLAGDYYEEQHSEVARYRDEFERLSAKALDSRLTIKMIEGLLR from the coding sequence GTGCTGAACGTGTATCCCTACCCGAGAACCGAGGGGGCCACATTGGCCACTGACGAGGGTCCCACCCTGCGGCGGCGCCGCCTGGGGGCCGAGCTGAAGCGGTGCCGCGAGGCAGCGGGACTGACCCAGGAGATCGTCGGACGCCACTTCGAATGGCACGCGGCGAAGGTGACCAGGATTGAGACCGCGCGCGTGGCCGTGACCGCGCGCGACGTGAAGGACCTGCTCACGCTGTACGGCGTCGAGGACGAGGCCTACCGGGAGGCGCTCATGGCGCTGGCCCGGCTCTCCCGGGAGCGGACATGGTGGACGGACTACCGCGACATCATGCGCCCCGGCAACTTCGTCGGACTCGAGGCGGAGGCGTCCGTCCTGCGCGCGTGGGAGCCCGTGCTGATTCCGGGCCCGCTGCAGACCGAGGCATACATGCGTGCGCTGATGCGCACCGGCCGCGCCTCCGACCCGCCGCACCACATCGATCGCCGGGTCGCGCTGCGCCTGAAGCGGCAGGGCCGGCTGACCGCCCCGAACCCGCTGACCCTGGTCGCCATCATCGACGAATCGGCGGTGCGCCGCGTGGTCGGCGGCCCGGACGTCATGAATGAACAGCTGAGGCATCTGTTAGACACTGCCCAACTACCGACGGTAACTGTGCAGATCTTGCCGTTCGACGCCGGCGAACATCCCTTCCTGGGGGGCTCAGCAGCGCTTTTAGAGTTCCGGGAGACCACTCATTTGGATGTAGTTTACCTAGAGGGTCTTGCGGGAGACTACTACGAAGAGCAACATTCAGAGGTCGCCCGCTACCGAGACGAGTTCGAGCGACTGAGCGCCAAAGCCCTCGACAGTCGTCTGACGATCAAGATGATCGAGGGTCTGCTTCGTTAG
- a CDS encoding SAM-dependent methyltransferase yields MPKLDTTVPQTARIWNHLLGGKDNFAVDRAVGDQILASLPQLAENARLSRAYLARVAAYLAGEAGVRQFLDIGTGLPTANNTHEVAQRVAPESRVVYVDNDPLVLAHARALLTTSPEGATDYIDADLRDPERILDEAAKTLDLARPVALFLMGILGHIEDDAEAKSIIDRIMGRLAPGSYLAMYDGSDTSEANNEAVRIWNISANPKYHLRSAARLTALFDGLELVEPGVISVTRWRPEAGAEDAPEIDQYGAVGRKP; encoded by the coding sequence ATGCCCAAACTGGACACCACCGTCCCGCAGACGGCCAGGATCTGGAACCACCTGCTCGGCGGCAAGGACAACTTCGCCGTCGACCGCGCCGTCGGCGATCAGATCCTCGCGTCGCTGCCCCAGCTCGCCGAGAACGCCCGGCTCTCCCGGGCCTACCTCGCCCGGGTGGCGGCGTATCTGGCCGGCGAGGCCGGGGTGCGGCAGTTCCTCGACATCGGCACGGGCCTGCCAACCGCGAACAACACCCACGAGGTCGCGCAGCGGGTGGCCCCGGAGTCCCGCGTGGTCTACGTGGACAACGACCCGCTGGTCCTCGCGCACGCCCGCGCCCTGCTGACCACCAGCCCCGAGGGCGCCACCGACTACATCGACGCCGACCTGCGCGACCCGGAGCGGATCCTGGACGAGGCCGCGAAGACCCTCGACCTGGCCCGGCCGGTGGCGCTGTTCCTGATGGGCATCCTCGGTCACATCGAGGACGACGCGGAGGCCAAGTCGATCATCGATCGCATCATGGGCCGGCTCGCACCGGGCAGCTACCTGGCGATGTACGACGGCAGCGACACCAGCGAGGCCAACAACGAGGCCGTGCGGATCTGGAACATCTCGGCCAACCCGAAGTACCACCTGCGCAGCGCGGCCCGGCTGACCGCCCTCTTCGACGGCCTGGAGCTGGTCGAGCCGGGCGTGATCTCGGTGACCCGATGGCGGCCGGAGGCCGGCGCGGAGGACGCCCCCGAGATCGACCAGTACGGCGCCGTGGGGCGTAAGCCGTAG
- a CDS encoding GOLPH3/VPS74 family protein, with product MLADQFYLIAHEDRTGRSRLHPRATGIGLAASLLGELILDNRLRIFAGDLEIVSNHPPRDALTHSILDLLIAQPQHRDVRTWLAYLSQDAAVRVGERLERCGAVESVTRRRMLSTQTFYMPNNELQRNAAAWAPMRLANILVRGMDMSLGDRVLAGLVAATGLTRHVLWDFEAHRSALTVLPNTVASLPEDLRQLIEYTESSVGSVLAVGRR from the coding sequence GTGCTGGCTGACCAGTTCTACTTGATCGCTCACGAGGATCGGACCGGCCGATCGCGGCTGCATCCGCGGGCCACCGGTATCGGTCTGGCTGCGTCATTACTCGGCGAGCTTATCCTCGACAACCGGCTCCGTATCTTCGCGGGTGACTTGGAGATCGTGAGCAACCATCCGCCCCGCGACGCCCTCACCCATTCCATTCTCGACCTGCTGATAGCTCAGCCGCAGCACCGCGATGTGCGTACGTGGCTGGCCTATCTGTCGCAGGACGCGGCGGTCCGGGTGGGCGAGCGGCTGGAGCGTTGCGGCGCGGTCGAATCGGTGACCCGGCGGCGGATGCTGAGCACACAGACGTTCTACATGCCCAACAACGAGCTGCAGCGCAACGCGGCGGCCTGGGCGCCCATGCGGCTGGCGAACATCCTGGTCCGCGGCATGGACATGTCGCTCGGCGACCGGGTGCTGGCCGGCCTCGTCGCCGCGACCGGACTCACCCGCCACGTGCTGTGGGACTTCGAGGCGCATCGTTCCGCGCTCACCGTGTTGCCCAACACGGTGGCGTCACTACCAGAGGACCTGCGACAGCTCATCGAGTACACCGAGTCCAGCGTCGGCTCGGTGCTGGCCGTCGGCCGTCGGTGA
- a CDS encoding DUF1992 domain-containing protein codes for MASRYESHIERKIREAQEQGQFDDLPGTGRPLSDHGREYDEDWWVKDWLRREGASSGALPPTLALRREAQDLRETIDRCTSEADVRAYVARLNEQLRKARAGLLEGPPVLLPPIDADEAVRGWRARRAG; via the coding sequence ATGGCGAGCCGATACGAGTCGCACATCGAGCGCAAGATCCGTGAGGCGCAGGAGCAGGGTCAGTTCGACGACCTGCCGGGCACGGGCAGACCGCTCAGCGACCACGGCCGGGAGTACGACGAGGACTGGTGGGTCAAGGACTGGCTGCGGCGCGAGGGCGCGAGCTCGGGGGCGCTGCCGCCGACCCTCGCGCTGCGCCGCGAGGCGCAGGACCTGCGCGAGACCATCGACCGGTGCACCTCGGAGGCCGACGTGCGTGCCTACGTGGCGAGGCTGAACGAGCAGCTGCGCAAGGCCCGGGCCGGGCTGCTGGAGGGCCCGCCGGTGCTGCTGCCCCCGATCGACGCGGACGAGGCGGTTCGCGGCTGGCGTGCCCGCCGCGCCGGCTGA
- a CDS encoding DUF397 domain-containing protein, with protein sequence MPAHHLNAAVWKKSSRSNGNGGNNCVEVAFLDTVVAVRDSKNPTGPALIFNPSNWTEFVNSAKSGEFDLNT encoded by the coding sequence ATGCCTGCGCACCATCTCAACGCTGCCGTGTGGAAGAAAAGCAGTCGCAGCAACGGAAACGGCGGCAACAACTGTGTCGAGGTCGCATTCCTCGACACAGTCGTTGCCGTTCGCGACAGCAAGAACCCTACGGGTCCAGCTCTCATCTTCAACCCGTCAAACTGGACTGAGTTTGTCAACTCAGCCAAGAGCGGCGAGTTTGATCTGAACACGTGA
- a CDS encoding carbohydrate-binding protein has protein sequence MRRSITAAVVAATAAGGVLAAVGPAATAGGAGRGAAVTGTYSAGAARAWQPLPTTHIGPARGPATDATVVIDPSAPRQRYAGVGFSLDETSVSNLWKLTPAERDRAVRLLVDPRTGAGLDRFRLTIGSPDLIEHLPFWSYDELPAGVNEDFGLRHFSIRRDVSAHIIDTIKLIQRHNPRATFFASAWSAPAWMKTNNRFTGEVALRPGSTSSYEQVGRLRDDCIDVFARYYVKYLRAYAEHGVRIDALTLLNEPGIDVVYPAMDLSIAQQQRLAVAVAREVKRAGLDTDLYVHDFNFWDWRDPNSTETKNYHRILDDAPARAAADGIAFHPYWGDPAVMRDAYEQTGKPVHMTETSDLSPATILSYLRLDASSYVMWAQTTDQDGGTLHWTPSRDNDVDWAEIGRTTKWPDRLVKVDTAARTFTVRDELYAMGQFARYLGPEHVRVASSAANGGISNVIFKDGRDRFVAILGNGTAEDRTVRVVLAGGSFTTTVPANSYATYRWRGDVPSPRHNRPPVLRAVPDVVADQYATTEVRLSADDPDGDRLAYYATDLPDGVGVDAATGTVRIRPAVSGERDLTFRVTDGAAHDEVTVHLAVRPRGAPVGERIEAESYVAQHGWTEGGANFVENTPAASGGRNVGWTAAGNWLRYRVDVARAGTYDLELRVANGTGADAPDAVSLRDAAGAVLATVSVPDTGGWAAYRSVHAQVTLPAGDQLVTLYCETGGFNVDYLRLTG, from the coding sequence GTGAGGCGATCCATCACCGCGGCGGTCGTCGCCGCGACGGCGGCCGGCGGGGTGCTCGCCGCCGTCGGGCCGGCCGCGACCGCCGGCGGTGCCGGGCGCGGCGCCGCCGTCACCGGCACCTACTCGGCGGGCGCCGCCCGGGCCTGGCAGCCGCTGCCGACCACCCACATCGGACCCGCGCGGGGCCCGGCGACCGACGCGACCGTCGTCATCGATCCGAGCGCGCCGCGGCAGCGCTACGCCGGCGTCGGCTTCTCGCTGGACGAGACGAGCGTCTCCAACCTGTGGAAGCTGACACCGGCCGAGCGCGACCGGGCCGTCCGGCTGCTCGTCGACCCGCGCACCGGTGCCGGGCTCGATCGCTTCCGGCTGACCATCGGCAGCCCCGACCTCATCGAGCACCTGCCGTTCTGGTCGTACGACGAGCTTCCCGCCGGGGTGAACGAGGACTTCGGCCTGCGGCACTTCTCCATCCGGCGCGACGTCTCCGCGCACATCATCGACACGATCAAGCTGATCCAGCGCCACAACCCGCGGGCGACCTTCTTCGCCTCGGCGTGGAGCGCGCCGGCCTGGATGAAGACCAACAACCGGTTCACCGGCGAGGTCGCGCTCCGGCCCGGCAGCACCTCCTCGTACGAGCAGGTGGGCCGGCTGCGCGACGACTGCATCGACGTGTTCGCGCGCTACTACGTGAAGTACCTGCGGGCGTACGCGGAGCACGGTGTGCGGATCGACGCGCTGACCCTGCTCAACGAGCCCGGCATCGACGTGGTCTACCCGGCGATGGACCTCAGCATCGCCCAGCAGCAGCGGCTCGCGGTGGCCGTCGCGCGCGAGGTGAAGCGCGCGGGCCTCGACACCGACCTGTACGTGCACGACTTCAACTTCTGGGACTGGCGCGACCCGAACAGCACGGAGACGAAGAACTATCACCGCATCCTCGACGATGCGCCGGCCCGTGCGGCCGCCGACGGGATCGCGTTCCACCCGTACTGGGGCGACCCGGCCGTCATGCGGGACGCGTACGAGCAGACCGGCAAGCCGGTGCACATGACCGAGACCAGCGACCTGTCCCCCGCCACGATCCTGAGCTACCTGCGGCTGGACGCCTCGTCCTACGTGATGTGGGCGCAGACCACCGACCAGGACGGCGGCACGCTGCACTGGACGCCGTCGCGGGACAACGACGTCGACTGGGCGGAGATCGGCCGCACCACCAAGTGGCCCGACCGCCTGGTCAAGGTCGACACCGCCGCCCGCACGTTCACCGTCCGCGACGAGCTCTACGCGATGGGCCAGTTCGCCCGGTACCTGGGCCCGGAGCACGTCCGGGTCGCGTCGAGCGCGGCGAACGGCGGGATCAGCAACGTGATCTTCAAGGACGGCCGGGACCGCTTCGTCGCGATCCTGGGCAACGGCACCGCCGAGGACAGGACCGTGCGGGTCGTGCTGGCCGGCGGGTCGTTCACCACGACGGTGCCGGCGAACTCGTACGCCACCTACCGCTGGCGCGGCGACGTACCGTCCCCGCGCCACAACCGCCCGCCGGTCCTGCGCGCGGTGCCGGACGTCGTCGCCGACCAGTACGCCACGACCGAGGTGCGCCTGTCGGCGGACGACCCCGACGGCGACCGGCTCGCCTACTACGCCACCGACCTGCCGGACGGCGTCGGCGTCGACGCCGCCACCGGAACCGTGCGGATCCGCCCGGCCGTGTCCGGCGAACGGGACCTGACGTTCCGGGTCACCGACGGCGCCGCGCACGACGAGGTGACGGTCCACCTGGCGGTGCGCCCGCGCGGCGCGCCGGTGGGCGAGAGGATAGAGGCCGAGTCGTACGTCGCCCAGCACGGCTGGACCGAGGGCGGCGCGAACTTCGTGGAGAACACCCCGGCGGCCAGCGGCGGCCGGAACGTCGGCTGGACCGCGGCGGGCAACTGGCTGCGCTACCGGGTGGACGTGGCCCGGGCCGGCACCTACGACCTGGAGCTGCGGGTCGCCAACGGCACGGGCGCGGACGCGCCGGACGCGGTGTCACTGCGCGACGCGGCGGGCGCCGTGCTGGCCACGGTCTCGGTGCCGGACACCGGCGGGTGGGCGGCGTACCGGTCGGTGCACGCCCAGGTCACCTTGCCGGCGGGCGATCAGCTGGTGACCCTCTACTGCGAGACCGGCGGCTTCAACGTGGACTACCTGCGCCTGACCGGATAG
- a CDS encoding SigE family RNA polymerase sigma factor: MTNSDADYVAYVQGRLPALRRLAYHLSGDSHQADDLVQETIAKLYAVWGRISLTDGLDTYTRTTLVRVFLDEKRRGWWRVRLFGAIPERAGAPPPGVEERVLLSAALRTVPPRQQATLVLRFLHDLPVAEVARILGCSEGTVKSQTAHGLAALRRVLTEWSSPSTTVIR; the protein is encoded by the coding sequence ATGACGAACTCGGACGCCGACTACGTGGCCTACGTGCAGGGGCGGTTACCGGCGCTGCGGCGCCTGGCGTACCACCTCAGCGGGGACTCGCACCAGGCCGACGACCTGGTCCAGGAGACCATCGCCAAGCTGTACGCGGTCTGGGGACGGATCAGCCTGACGGACGGTCTCGACACCTACACCCGTACCACGCTGGTCCGCGTGTTCCTCGACGAGAAGCGGCGGGGCTGGTGGCGGGTGCGCCTGTTCGGCGCCATCCCCGAGCGGGCCGGCGCCCCGCCACCCGGCGTCGAGGAGCGGGTGCTGCTCAGCGCCGCGCTCCGCACGGTGCCGCCCCGGCAGCAGGCCACCCTGGTGCTGCGGTTCCTGCACGACCTGCCGGTCGCCGAGGTCGCCAGGATCCTCGGCTGTTCCGAGGGCACGGTGAAGAGCCAGACCGCACACGGCCTGGCGGCGCTGCGCCGCGTCCTCACCGAATGGTCGTCGCCGTCCACCACCGTGATCCGCTGA
- a CDS encoding isocitrate lyase/PEP mutase family protein, whose protein sequence is MNDFRALHVPGDPLVLPNAWDVASAAALARAGFAAIGTTSLGVAAAHGLPDGRGEGRTETIALMRRLGRLPVLVTVDVEGGFGGGPAAVADLAADLAEAGAVGINLEDGHADGTLAPVADQVALIEAVKARVPGLFVNARTDTRWLDAGDLDETLARTRAYAAAGADGVFVPGLADEDDIRAVVSGVDAPLNVLLLPGLTVPALAKLGVARISTGSMLFRTALGAAVAAARAVAAGEPAPTGIPPYAEVNALASDGRN, encoded by the coding sequence ATGAACGACTTTCGAGCCCTGCACGTTCCCGGCGACCCGCTCGTGCTCCCGAACGCCTGGGACGTCGCCTCCGCCGCCGCGCTGGCGCGGGCCGGCTTCGCGGCGATCGGCACGACAAGCCTCGGCGTCGCCGCCGCGCACGGCCTGCCCGACGGCCGGGGCGAGGGCCGCACGGAGACCATCGCCCTGATGCGGCGGCTGGGGCGGCTGCCGGTGCTGGTCACAGTGGACGTCGAGGGCGGCTTCGGCGGCGGACCGGCGGCGGTCGCCGACCTCGCCGCCGACCTCGCCGAGGCCGGCGCGGTGGGCATCAACCTCGAGGACGGCCACGCCGACGGGACGCTCGCCCCGGTCGCGGACCAGGTCGCTCTCATCGAGGCCGTCAAGGCCCGGGTGCCCGGGCTCTTCGTGAACGCGCGTACGGACACGCGCTGGCTCGACGCGGGCGACCTCGACGAGACGCTGGCCCGCACGCGCGCCTACGCGGCCGCGGGCGCGGACGGCGTCTTCGTGCCGGGCCTCGCGGACGAGGACGACATCCGGGCGGTCGTCTCCGGCGTGGACGCCCCGCTGAACGTGCTGCTGCTGCCCGGGTTGACGGTGCCGGCGCTGGCGAAGCTGGGCGTCGCCCGCATCAGCACCGGCTCGATGCTCTTCCGGACCGCGCTCGGCGCCGCGGTCGCCGCCGCCCGCGCGGTCGCCGCCGGCGAGCCCGCCCCCACCGGCATCCCCCCGTACGCCGAGGTCAACGCTCTGGCGAGCGACGGCCGGAACTAG